The genomic window AAGATAAAAGTAAAATTGTTAACTCATTAATTGAGAAAAATGAATATTTAGGAATTGACGGCCATCCTACTCCTAAAACCAACCAGATAATGGCAGAATGGTTAACACAGGATTTGAAATTAAAAGGGCTCATTCCTTAACTGTCTGTAAAAATTAAAATAGAAATTAACGCTTATAAAAAATGAGAGAAATTTAACTAAAATATCTTTAAATTTTGATTTGGGTAGGGTACCATAAAAAAGCAGATTTTTGATGATAAAATTCATCCAAAATTAAATCAAATCAAATCAATTTGACAATAATTGCCTCATAAGTCAATTGTTATCAATAAATTATGAAAATATAAAAAAATTTAAAATCCTCTTGACAAAAGACTATAATTGTATTATAATAATAATACAATAATACATAAGGATTAAAAATATGATTCGAATTAATACTCATGATGGAACACCGATATACATCCAGATTGTTCGGCAGTTCAAATATCTCATTGCGACAGGCTCTTTAAAAGCGGATGATGAATTACCTCCTGTCCGTATATTAGCTCAACAATTGCTTATCAATCCAAACACAGTTGCAAAGGCATATCGGGAATTAGAAAATCAAGGGTTGATATATACACGTCAGGGTGCTGGAACGTATGTTGCCCCTCTAAGGGTATTGTTTTCAGAAGAAGAACGATGTCGAATCCTCTATGAGCATATTGATTCATTATTAGTTTCAGCAAAACATCTTAATTTTTCTTTACCCCAATTGATAGAACTTATTCAAAAACGAAGTGAAAAAATAAAACTTAATATAGATAAGGAGAAAGACAATGATTAAATCATCAGAAGCTATTAATGATTCAATAATTGTTAAAACAGAAA from Candidatus Hydrogenedens sp. includes these protein-coding regions:
- a CDS encoding GntR family transcriptional regulator, which encodes MIRINTHDGTPIYIQIVRQFKYLIATGSLKADDELPPVRILAQQLLINPNTVAKAYRELENQGLIYTRQGAGTYVAPLRVLFSEEERCRILYEHIDSLLVSAKHLNFSLPQLIELIQKRSEKIKLNIDKEKDND